A genomic window from Yarrowia lipolytica chromosome 1D, complete sequence includes:
- a CDS encoding uncharacterized protein (Compare to YALI0D21725g, no similarity, weakly similar to uniprot|P38853 Saccharomyces cerevisiae YHR158c KEL1 involved in cell fusion and morphology, similar to Saccharomyces cerevisiae KEL2 (YGR238C) and KEL1 (YHR158C); ancestral locus Anc_5.88), with the protein MSSIFKRKNKKSRDSVSNGPASPGTSGGASNAAASPSTTSGGLGGLASQAQNLASKSQQQVQNVQQQGQNVQQQARDLQQQAQQQGQNIQQQARDLQQQAQQQGQNLQQQAQNLPQSAKGGFSGMQQGFNGVQQGFQNASSQAQQGYNNASAQTQQGYNTAQGHVQKGMNAFGGQGHGHGPSQGPNQGPSQGPGPQYGPGGNYSHHTPNAAHGTGPTIPGAHHNSGMGGSPTTPQMEGFNTPQSHGRSPFPQMSPQSGRSPQSFSQAKFGATGGAAGGAAGLAAANSQSPGPGHAASGAITASPGGSPNHPWTKVPITNASPFPRYGHASNYVAARDGEIFVMGGLKGADVFGDLWVIETDSMAGFLLETEGCPSPRVGHAALTLGNAFIVFGGDTKVTDTDTPDDNLYLLNTSTLKWTVANPKGSRPAGRYGHSLSTVGSKLFVFGGQLDDYFFDDLVCFDLTKLRSPECRWTTIEPADGVSPPPRTNHTVVTYQDKLYMYGGTDGQLWYSDTWCFDPVTNLWTQLNCSGFIPTPSEGHAATVVNDIMYVFGGRSSKGDDLGVLSALKLSSKRWFTFENMGQAPAPRSGHSMTAYSSHKVLVMGGESHDQDDTHVYVLDTSRIKYPPKASAGDVGDTSVQSISSLSSQNAPQPGIQPGQSGLQSGRQSPAMQSQSYSQTGPHPPAPGAIPLPGMVGAGAMDRSFDRSSASAGSATSPNMDRSIGSNDARADRSIGSIDDEKYDRGYMQPGQVDDTPAGPSPETHGHGVAAGVAGAAAGVAGAAAGVAGANHLSHRTSNLGSNSEEFESADDGRPISSEAEADAEDVYGSPSGKIPAAWPQEVKQEEEEPFQHKDSSFHDASTPRDEREHPEYGQEAGKAAVGPDAGYSDASETVGYSSAAPNSAGATAPTDSTPTGYDDSDYSQHTTPQHSAVASPVNYTSRDVDSSHSITPGVAAASAGVAGVTAGVAGMNIHQKANNVKIEPSEHERGLDSALESNPDTTIDSEGDVQDVIEQLKATNSWYESELTVAKQSGYTPSKNPVGDIEKVRRRSLRYSRDQGASLSERDILVQALVEVKQELQNVKNDVARQSEEASQKLKALNDENQELRAHIESGGDGESGSRALGAGAAGAGVGALAGAGVGAATSGGDPELAAKHAELQKKYNLLVGGGAPSADSTRDLADGASAPSGNVHQLLKQEQNKNASLEYELETLKDELATTQAKWKDVGGTANDHVTALQAAGAALAASQSQHALLQRDLDTHKTARSAADEEVLQLKRQLEDAERRLAQAEEALEKEQQLGAHAREQNEHSTQAMTGGIDKILAMWTGSALIGGAAGYAGGALTNGSRGIDGAEGDDGETPAAPSGLNSHPQFVALQKQVDGANKLHLMHKEAAEQATADLSVAQTQVEELKSTLLKSEQQNHELIQELEELKGHVTEHRRQLEDHEQTRSMSQNQALRLKELEAELAATLATHRTELDNIESTHRNKLGEMEKAKKDSLTYMQNSDLALRKTREELSRSKEQISQLQDELSELQIRGKGGAPRGHDYDDDDDDDDEKFGSHQLELQLRDTRATLVVVEQERDELRLANADLRKKAITNVQDVEKYKRRYQRLKQRGGEDSFGESEFDQTHTSGFESPR; encoded by the exons ATGTCGAGTATCTTCAAAAGGAAGAACAAAAAGTCGCGAGACTCGGTTTCCAATGGGCCGGCGTCTCCCGGCACGTCCGGAGGCGCCTCCAACGCCGCGGCGTCGCCGTCCACCACGTCTGGCGGGCTCGGTGGTCTGGCGTCTCAGGCCCAGAACCTCGCCTCCAAATCGCAGCAACAGGTGCAAAacgtccagcagcagggccaAAACGTCCAACAGCAGGCTCGTGACCTCCAACAGCAGGCCCAACAGCAGGGCCAGAACATTCAGCAACAGGCGCGTGATCTTCAACAACAGGCCCAACAGCAGGGCCAGAAcctccagcaacaggcCCAGAACCTGCCCCAGTCTGCCAAGGGTGGCTTCAGCGGCATGCAGCAGGGCTTCAATGGCGTGCAGCAAGGCTTCCAGAACGCCTCCTCCCAGGCCCAGCAGGGATACAACAATGCCTCGGCCCAGACCCAGCAGGGATACAACACCGCCCAGGGCCACGTCCAAAAGGGCATGAACGCCTTTGGTGGCCAGGGACACGGACACGGCCCCAGCCAGGGACCCAACCAAGGACCCAGCCAGGGACCAGGTCCTCAGTACGGACCAGGAGGAAACTACTCCCATCACACTCCGAACGCCGCCCATGGCACAGGTCCCACCATTCCGGGAGCCCACCACAATTCCGGTATGGGGGGATCACCTACCACCCCTCAGATGGAGGGCTTCAACACGCCTCAGAGCCACGGCCGGTCCCCATTCCCCCAAATGTCTCCCCAGTCAGGCAGATCGCCCCAGAGCTTCTCGCAGGCCAAATTTGGGGCTACCGGAGGAGCTGCCGgtggtgctgctggcctTGCGGCTGCCAATTCGCAGTCTCCCGGCCCAGGCCACGCGGCCTCGGGTGCTATTACCGCCTCTCCTGGAGGCTCTCCCAACCACCCTTGGACCAAGGTGCCCATCACCAACGCTTCGCCCTTCCCACGGTATGGCCACGCGTCCAACTACGTGGCTGCTCGTGACGGCGAGATCTTCGTAATGGGTGGACTCAAGGGTGCCGACGTGTTCGGCGATTTGTGGGTTATTGAAACTG actcaATGGCAGGATTCCTGCTTGAGACCGAGGGATGTCCCTCTCCTCGAGTCGGCCACGCCGCCCTGACTCTTGGAAACGCCTTCATCGTCTTTGGCGGAGACACCAAGGTGaccgacacagacaccccCGATGACAACCTCTACCTTCTCAACACCTCCACTCTCAAGTGGACCGTTGCCAATCCCAAAGGCTCACGACCCGCTGGTCGATACGGACACTCTCTTTCGACTGTGGGCTCcaagctgtttgtgtttggcGGTCAATTAGATGACTACTTCTTTGACGATCTGGTCTGCTTCGATCTGACCAAGCTGCGATCTCCCGAGTGCCGATGGACCACCATCGAGCCTGCTGACGGTGTTTCTCCCCCTCCTCGAACAAACCATACGGTTGTCACTTACCAGGACAAGCTGTACATGTACGGAGGTACCGACGGCCAGCTATGGTACTCCGACACATGGTGTTTCGACCCCGTGACCAACCTGTGGACCCAGCTCAATTGTTCTGGTTTCATCCCCACTCCCTCCGAGGGCCATGCTGCTACTGTTGTCAACGACATCATGTACGTGTTTGGCGGTCGTTCTTCTAAAGGGGATGATCTCGGCGTGCTGTCAGCCCTAAAGCTGTCTTCCAAGCGGTGGTTCACGTTTGAGAACATGGGCCAGGCTCCTGCTCCCCGGTCGGGTCACTCCATGACCGCCTACTCTAGCCATAAGGTGCTGGTGATGGGTGGGGAGTCGCACGATCAGGACGACACTCATGTCTATGTACTCGACACCAGCAGAATCAAGTACCCTCCCAAGGCCTCTGCCGGTGATGTGGGCGACACTTCTGTCCAGAGCATTTCTTCTCTGAGCAGTCAGAATGCACCTCAACCTGGAATCCAACCTGGTCAGTCCGGTCTCCAGTCTGGACGTCAATCTCCGGCCATGCAGTCCCAGTCCTATAGCCAGACTGGCCCTCACCCCCCAGCCCCTGGAGCTATACCTCTTCCTGGAATGGTGGGTGCCGGCGCTATGGACCGATCTTTCGATCGGTCTTCTGCCTCGGCTGGTTCGGCTACCTCGCCTAACATGGACCGATCCATTGGTTCCAACGATGCCCGTGCTGACAGATCTATCGGTTCAatcgacgacgagaagtACGATCGGGGATACATGCAACCCGGGCAGGTTGACGACACTCCCGCCGGACCTAGTCCCGAGACCCACGGACACGGTGTGGCTGCTGGTGTTGccggtgctgctgctggtgtggctggtgctgctgctggtgtggCTGGCGCCAACCATCTGTCCCACCGAACATCCAACCTCGGCTCTAACTcggaggagtttgagtcTGCCGACGATGGCCGACCTATCTCTTCtgaggccgaggctgaTGCTGAAGATGTGTACGGATCTCCCTCAGGAAAGATTCCTGCTGCTTGGCCCCAGGAGGTGAAgcaagaggaggaggagccctTCCAGCACAAGGACAGCTCTTTCCACGACGCTTCAACCCCTCGAGACGAGCGGGAGCACCCTGAGTATGGTCAAGAGGCTGGAAAAGCTGCTGTTGGCCCCGACGCTGGTTACAGCGACGCTTCTGAGACTGTCGGCTACTCTTCCGCTGCTCCCAACTCAGCAGGTGCCACCGCTCCCACGGATTCAACTCCTACCGGCTACGACGACTCGGACTACTCGCAGCACACGACTCCCCAGCACTCTGCTGTGGCTTCTCCCGTGAACTACACCTCTCGTGATGTGGACTCTTCCCACAGTATCACTCCTGGTGTGGCTGCAGCATCTGCAGGTGTTGCTGGTGTCACAGCTGGTGTTGCTGGAATGAACATCCATCAGAAGGCAAACAACGTCAAGATTGAGCCCAGCGAGCACGAGCGGGGTCTTGACTCTGCGCTTGAGAGCAACCCCGATACAACCATCGACTCTGAGGGCGACGTGCAGGACGTgattgagcagctcaaggccaCCAACTCGTGGTATGAGTCTGAACTGACTGTCGCCAAACAGTCTGGATACACTCCTTCCAAGAACCCCGTGGGCGACATTGAAAAGGTGCGTCGACGGTCTCTTCGATACTCTCGTGACCAGGGCGCCTCTCTGTCAGAGCGTGACATTCTGGTCCAGGCTCTTGTTGAGGTGAAGCAGGAGCTCCAGAACGTGAAGAACGATGTGGCTCGACAGAGCGAGGAGGCCTCTCAGAAGCTGAAGGCCCTCAACGACGAGAACCAGGAGCTGCGGGCCCATATTGAGTCTGGAGGGGATGGTGAGAGCGGAAGCCGGGCTCTcggtgctggagctgccgGTGCCGGTGTCGGTGCTCttgctggtgctggtgttgGAGCTGCTACTTCTGGTGGCGATCCAGAGCTCGCTGCCAAGCACGccgagctgcagaagaagtacaatcttcttgttgggGGAGGCGCTCCCTCTGCTGACAGCACTCGTGACCTTGCAGATGGagcttctgctccttctggaaACGTCCACCAGCTACTCAAGCAGGAACAGAACAAGAACGCTTCTTTGGAGTACGAGCTCGAGACACTCAAAGATGAGCTGGCGACCACCCAGGCCAAGTGGAAGGATGTTGGAGGCACTGCCAACGACCATGTCACTGCTCTGCAAGCTGCCGGTGCTGCTCTGGCTGCTTCCCAGTCCCAGCACGCTCTTCTTCAGCGAGATCTCGACACACACAAGACTGCccgatctgctgctgatgagGAGGTTCTGCAGCTGAAGCGACAGCTTGAGGACGCCGAGCGACGGCTGGCTcaggccgaggaggcgctcgagaaggagcagcagcttggcgCTCATGCCCGTGAGCAGAACGAGCACTCCACCCAGGCCATGACTGGTGGAATCGACAAGATTCTCGCCATGTGGACTGGCTCTGCTCTGATTGGTGGCGCTGCCGGATACGCTGGTGGTGCTCTCACCAACGGCTCTCGAGGTATTGATGGCGCCGAAGGCGATGATGGTGAGAcccctgctgctccttctggTCTCAACTCGCATCCCCAGTTTGTTGCCCTGCAGAAGCAGGTGGACGGCGCCAACAAACTGCACCTGATGCACAAGGAGGCCGCTGAGCAGGCCACCGCTGATCTTTCTGTCGCCCAGACCCaggtcgaggagctcaagtCCACTCTGCTCAAgtctgagcagcagaaccaCGAGCTgatccaggagctggaggagctcaagggccaTGTTACCGAGCACCGACGCCAGCTCGAGGACCACGAGCAGACCCGGTCCATGTCGCAGAACCAAGCCCTTCGTCtgaaggagctggaagCCGAGCTGGCTGCCACTCTTGCTACCCATCGAACCGAGCTTGACAACATTGAATCCACCCACCGAAACAAGCTCGgcgagatggagaaggctAAGAAGGACTCGCTGACGTACATGCAGAACTCGGATCTTGCTCTGCGAAAGACCCGAGAGGAGCTTTCTCGATCCAAGGAGCAAATCTCCCAGCTGCAGGACGAGCTCTCCGAGCTGCAGATTCGAGGCAAGGGCGGAGCTCCTCGAGGTCATgactacgacgacgacgatgatgatgacgacgaaaaGTTTGGCAGCCATCAGCTCGAGTTGCAGCTGCGAGACACCCGAGCCACTctggttgtggttgagCAGGAGCGAGACGAGCTGCGACTTGCCAATGCCGATTTGCGAAAGAAAGCCATCACCAACGTTCAGGACGTGGAGAAGTACAAGCGGCGGTACCAGCGTCTGAAGCAGCGAGGCGGCGAGGATAGCTTTGGAGAGTCTGA
- a CDS encoding uncharacterized protein (Compare to YALI0D21769g, some similarities with uniprot|Q04749 Saccharomyces cerevisiae YMR068w, similar to Saccharomyces cerevisiae AVO2 (YMR068W); ancestral locus Anc_2.639), with the protein MLDPSTRLRQAIINDNLAVVSRLVRRFPDLLENIDPKNGWSSLHYAGYYGHYLICTYLVSKGHDTVEVSLDFEQRTPLHLAASKNHEQTVHFLAQQQQFSLRREEDDATNSTSKTGTSVSTTTVSTTPSTPEMTWDGENTLASIKSRSRASSVLSNGSNKMKAKVEETKMETDVSLERVLNWKDIRHQTALFVAAMHGHNPCVQLLLDFGADIDVTDASGTRPIHMAAAYGHLKTIKTLIDRDADVATPNQDGWTPLQFCASKDIEDYFRALVAERASRHQQRLVQQKEREQQREREKSFTTSTRTFSMDSTATSIKPMTPLVDGGSNNGGFSSPRVSVEEFSPTHFLSPKQTLMSRSPSVSSVHSEELPSDNRLSSIPFSSAYRPRSPPPDFTQHLNLHSSRRRGMSTGSSAPNSRSSSPASTQSFRNYEEDSGSERSTSGSINRVPNFSRKGSLTNPSPASFQSARSSVSPYTSPSKPDRIGLGFVNGLVNGVMDRSPTKQRRPSLPTFTRHQRTNSGGSMPQPYLGRNSTSSTRLPSSTSVSTLGSIVSTSSEDSSGHEMQKELSNASSTTGTGAFRRLFHSRSQILREKEGV; encoded by the coding sequence ATGCTCGACCCAAGCACACGACTGCGCCAAGCAATCATCAACGACAACCTGGCGGTGGTCTCACGACTGGTGCGCCGGTTTCCAGACCTGCTGGAAAACATCGACCCCAAAAACGGCTGGTCCAGTCTCCATTACGCAGGATACTACGGCCACTACCTGATATGCACCTATCTGGTCTCCAAGGGTCATGATACGGTCGAAGTCAGTCTGGATTTTGAGCAGCGCACGCCTCTGCACTTGGCAGCGTCCAAAAACCACGAGCAAACGGTGCACTTCTTggctcaacaacaacaattCTCTCTTcgtcgagaagaagatgacgCCACCAACTCGACATCCAAAACAGGCACTTCTGTGTCCACCACAACCGTCTCAACCACACCATCCACACCGGAAATGACTTGGGACGGCGAAAACACTCTTGCAAGCATAAAGTCTCGTTCTCGAGCGAGCTCAGTTTTGTCCAACGGCTCAAACAAAATGAAGGCCAAGGTAGAGGAAACGAAAATGGAAACCGACGTATCCTTGGAGCGGGTACTCAACTGGAAGGACATCCGGCATCAAACTGCTCTCTTTGTGGCAGCTATGCACGGTCACAATCCCTGTGTGCAGCTACTCTTGGACTTTGGGGCGGACATTGACGTCACTGACGCCTCAGGAACTCGTCCCATACACATGGCCGCAGCATATGGGCATTTGAAGACGATCAAGACGCTGATTGATCGAGACGCTGATGTGGCAACCCCCAATCAGGATGGATGGACTCCACTGCAGTTTTGTGCATCCAAGGATATCGAGGACTACTTTCGAGCGCTGGTCGCAGAGAGAGCATCTCGACATCAGCAGCGGTTGGtgcagcagaaggagcGCGAGCAGCAACGAGAGCGGGAAAAATCCTTCACCACCTCTACAAGAACATTCTCCATGGACAGTACTGCCACCAGCATCAAACCAATGACCCCGTTGGTGGATGGTGGAAGCAACAATGGGGGATTCTCTTCCCCTCGCGTTTCCGTGGAGGAGTTTTCGCCCACGCACTTCCTATCTCCCAAGCAGACTCTGATGTCCAGATCGCCGTCCGTCTCGTCTGTTCATTCCGAAGAACTTCCATCGGACAATCGCCTGTCGTCAATTCCATTCTCTTCGGCATATCGACCTCGATCTCCACCTCCGGACTTTACCCAGCATCTGAATCTGCATTCCTCTCGAAGACGAGGCATGAGTACGGGCAGTAGTGCTCCAAACTCGCGTTCTTCATCTCCCGCATCGACCCAATCCTTCAGAAACTACGAAGAGGATAGTGGCAGTGAAAGAAGCACCTCTGGGAGCATCAACCGGGTCCccaacttctccagaaAGGGCAGTTTGACCAACCCGTCTCCTGCAAGCTTTCAGAGTGCAAGATCGTCTGTATCCCCCTACACTTCCCCCTCAAAACCCGATCGGATAGGGTTGGGGTTTGTCAACGGGCTTGTAAACGGCGTCATGGACAGATCTCCAACTAAACAACGACGCCCTTCATTGCCTACGTTTACACGCCATCAACGCACCAACTCAGGAGGGTCTATGCCGCAGCCTTACCTTGGCAGAAACAGCACTTCTTCGACGAGACTTCCTTCATCTACTAGTGTGTCTACTCTGGGAAGTATTGTTTCAACGAGTTCAGAGGACTCTTCTGGCCATGAGATGCAAAAGGAGTTGAGTAATGCGTCTTCCACGACGGGTACCGGAGCGTTCAGACGACTGTTTCATTCTCGGTCCCAGATTCTcagagagaaggagggtgTCTGA
- a CDS encoding uncharacterized protein (Compare to YALI0D21802g, YALI-IPF5848 YALI0D21791g YALI0D21813g no similarity) — translation MKSLLHRRSQSAGGSESPKSKSGSVTPSSPAMLMSPGSRSPDKSPPKSPGRLSMSSVLRRMSTSSPPKSPVKSSSPQRSPTKSGSPFGSVFSSNVVKKALANHYPTTPRIEEKGHRKTQSAGQQYSSMIIDAEKQQKPQTHTRTPILPERYPVTPVMQASTPKTPKTEPQRKTYGDTFPQLSPQTSKPALKSPSYNRHSYHPNAMSDLDPLQNPTTSINLKQTKSHTSLNNLSQTKSYTPNLSSTGTPNLSKTSSHQVRPRRLSADLRRSFDVRRADFTAALEEKKSSLSPNLKKLNPINLIKRRSSKDDFINIADVYEDAGIYESRTSREYSARDFSSRDNVFTPTFTPTSSHDGFDNSRELHPTPVSHDIISSSRDPETGVIYATRKCEWGTSPGSSKTSVVMESPVITATEPQVTRKHTKSKSAVITNPLEIPDQPVESLRVVKKSSGVGLNILMGGDMSRDSLVRDSPSSRDSPSRASFTFPSRDSPSHVSLARDSPSRASFSNDSPSVIQPRSSFSRELPSVPSRRDSKVASRRHSAIGIDTNTWEVPPRDSRRNSRVLSEIIAESDLTAISDAAESAKIAEATRIAEARAAADTKAAESASEAVKAQSANVDPSPSIDFESHDTLSHDTLSRGQNSLRSSNTGHTSFEQELEGEHVVEHITSDSAIPDNVSISQYTKQLMAQDRDNSFGGLLEDDSDSAFSFEDDDFGRNSSVRLHKKPERFTSHDLSDGEEEYDDYDGYDDDMYDDEGIEDDAHLYGGNAFLDQSSPKDEVPPGDILPSSLTNHGSRISRGKSHGRGLSGSRRSSYSKDNSSGITRSRRASVEQGTDSAHDSPAGIAASSVTSPANHERHNSHGSIGGRSHGRKHSKRLASYHSKDDSTSTTADSIGPVAVTADDPVFQRQKLQSQQLSPAQFKFPPDSSETLELDFSGEKSRDGCHARDLSSRSLGSITSPDVNQNAVSTSSPSVSHSRQSSRDKRRSYKFPPAQEEDFSFESAHDSSLNHTITEQDYEDDEHDSTAFAYQEVEDALSEIESLTQSGCSSPMRSRFEIPSLGETLGHVRNLSNPSYVGSPGHARNLSHVSSPSHVRNLSQFSNPNSTGHISSPSFGQTGHIRSVSGTQALQEPLEIDTGFTDYDQYGFGYPEGDFEGGGYSDEYYDDLLDEANAVSEIYYDEEDPVRSDRGYSSRLERSHSNRKLPRKVIHVTEPSNNVVESREGTTTLFGLINDEAEEARSIVTTPVNQQGPFDPISGLPIPGYVELTPISERSYDGDSPYRR, via the exons ATGAAATCGCTGCTCCATCGCCGCAGTCAGTCGGCCGGCGGGTCCGAGTCGCCCAAGTCGAAGAGTGGCTCGGTCACGCCCTCTTCTCCGGCCATGCTCATGTCTCCAGGCAGCAGATCACCCGACAAGAGTCCGCCCAAGTCCCCCGGCAGGCTCTCCATGAGCTCAGTGTTGCGTCGAATGTCCACCAGCAGTCCTCCAAAGAGCCCCGTCAAGAGCTCGAGTCCCCAGCGATCGCCAACTAAGAGCGGTAGTCCGTTCGGCTCGGTGTTCAGCAGCAATgtggtcaagaaggctctgGCCAACCACTACCCGACCACGCCACGAATCGAAGAAAAGGGTCACAGAAAGACGCAATCTGCCGGTCAACAGTACTCTTCGATGATCATTGACGCAGAAAAGCAACAGAAACCGCAGACACACACCCGAACGCCGATTCTGCCAGAGAGATATCCTGTCACGCCGGTGATGCAGGCTAGCACGCCAAAGACACCAAAGACAGAGCCGCAGAGGA aaacaTACGGAGACACCTTCCCCCAATTGTCCCCGCAGACCAGTAAACCTGCTTTGA aatcCCCCTCTTATAATCGCCACTCGTATCACCCCAACGCCATGTCAGACTTAGACCCGCTACAAAATCCCACCACGAGCATCAATCTTAAACAAACCAAGTCCCACACCTCGCTCAATAATCTCAGCCAGACAAAGTCATACACTCCTAATCTGAGCAGCACGGGCACTCCCAACCTCAGCAAAACATCCTCGCATCAAGTTCGTCCTCGGCGGCTGTCTGCTGATCTTAGACGTTCCTTCGATGTCAGACGAGCTGACTTCACCGCTGCGctggaagagaagaagtctTCGCTTTCTCCAAATCTGAAGAAACTAAACCCCATCAACTTGATTaaaagaaggagcagcaaGGACGATTTCATCAACATTGCCGATGTATACGAAGACGCTGGAATCTACGAATCTCGCACTTCCAGGGAATATTCAGCACGAGACTTTTCTTCAAGAGATAACGTCTTTACGCCTACTTTCACACCCACGTCAAGCCACGACGGCTTCGACAACTCTCGAGAACTCCATCCCACGCCGGTGTCACATGATATCATCAGCTCTTCTCGTGACCCCGAAACTGGTGTCATTTACGCAACCCGAAAGTGCGAATGGGGAACCAGTCCTGGAAGTTCCAAGACttcggtggtgatggagtcTCCAGTTATCACAGCTACAGAGCCTCAAGTGACTCGCAAACATACGAAATCAAAGTCTGCAGTCATCACTAATCCACTGGAGATTCCTGATCAGCCCGTCGAGTCGCTGCGAGTGGTTAAAAAGTCGTCTGGCGTGGGTCTCAACATTCTGATGGGAGGAGACATGTCCCGAGACTCTCTTGTACGCgattctccttcttctcgtgaCTCCCCTAGTCGTGCTTCGTTCACGTTTCCCTCTCGCGACTCTCCCTCGCATGTATCATTGGCCCGAGATTCTCCTTCTAGGGCCTCGTTTTCCAACGACTCTCCGTCTGTTATTCAGCCTCGGAGTTCTTTCTCACGAGAACTCCCTTCTGTCCCTTCCAGACGCGACAGCAAGGTTGCTTCTCGACGCCATTCGGCCATTGGAAtagacacaaacacatggGAAGTTCCCCCTCGTGACTCGCGACGAAACAGTAGAGTTCTCAGTGAGATTATTGCGGAGTCAGACCTCACAGCTATCTCCGACGCTGCTGAATCAGCTAAGATAGCAGAGGCAACGAGGATTGCCGAGGCTCGAGCGGCAGCAGACACAAAAGCTGCTGAATCAGCGAGTGAAGCGGTGAAAGCTCAGTCAGCTAATGTTGATCCAAGTCCTTCTATCGACTTCGAGTCTCATGATACACTGTCTCATGACACACTTTCTCGAGGACAAAACTCGTTGCGTTCAAGTAACACTGGCCACACTTCTTTTGAGCAGGAACTCGAAGGTGAGCACGTGGTTGAACACATAACTTCGGATAGCGCGATCCCTGATAATGTGTCCATCTCCCAATACACGAAGCAGCTAATGGCTCAGGATCGCGACAACTCATTTGGTGGGCTTTTGGAAGACGATTCCGACTCTGCCTTTTCTTTTGAGGACGACGATTTTGGAAGAAACTCTTCTGTGCGTCTACACAAGAAACCTGAGCGGTTTACGAGCCATGACTTGAGTGATGGTGAAGAAGAGTATGATGACTATGACGGGTACGATGACGATATGTACGATGACGAAGGCATTGAAGACGATGCTCATTTGTACGGAGGCAATGCTTTCCTGGACCAGTCATCGCCTAAAGACGAGGTTCCTCCTGGAGATATTCTTCCCAGCAGTCTTACCAACCATGGATCTAGAATCTCACGCGGAAAGAGTCATGGACGAGGTTTGAGTGGTAGCAGACGTTCTAGCTACTCGAAGGACAACTCTAGTGGAATTACTCGTTCTAGACGTGCTTCCGTTGAACAGGGTACCGACTCAGCCCATGATTCTCCTGCTGGCATCGCTGCTTCCTCTGTCACGTCCCCTGCTAACCACGAGCGTCATAATAGTCACGGTAGTATTGGTGGACGAAGCCACGGAAGAAAACACAGCAAGCGATTAGCAAGTTACCACAGTAAGGATGATTCTACCTCTACTACTGCTGACTCAATTGGACCTGTTGCTGTGACTGCTGATGATCCTGTTTTCCAGCGTCAAAAGTTACAGTCCCAGCAGTTGTCTCCTGCCCAGTTCAAGTTCCCCCCCGACTCAAGTGAGACTCTTGAACTTGATTTTTCAGGCGAAAAGTCAAGAGATGGTTGCCATGCTCGTGATCTGAGTAGTAGGTCACTTGGCTCGATTACTTCTCCTGATGTCAACCAGAACGCAGTGtcaacttcttctccgtctGTATCTCACTCCCGCCAGTCGTCGCGTGACAAGAGACGTTCGTACAAGTTCCCTCCTGCTCAGGAAGAGGATTTTTCGTTTGAGTCTGCCCACGACTCTTCGTTAAACCATACCATCACCGAACAGGACtacgaggacgacgagcaCGACTCTACAGCGTTTGCCTACCAGGAAGTTGAAGATGCTCTTTCTGAGATTGAGTCTCTCACCCAGTCTGGATGCAGTTCTCCCATGAGATCCAGGTTTGAGATTCCGTCTCTTGGAGAAACCCTAGGCCATGTGCGAAACCTGTCCAATCCGAGCTACGTGGGAAGCCCTGGCCATGCTCGCAACctcagtcacgtgagcagCCCCAGTCACGTACGAAATCTGAGTCAATTCAGCAACCCCAATTCTACTGGTCATATTTCCAGCCCCAGTTTCGGTCAGACAGGCCACATTCGGTCGGTTTCCGGCACGCAGGCGCTTCAGGAACCGCTTGAGATCGACACAGGGTTTACAGATTATGATCAGTACGGATTTGGGTACCCCGAGGGCGATTTTGAAGGGGGAGGATACTCCGACGAGTACTACGATGACCTCCTGGATGAAGCTAATGCGGTTTCGGAAATCTACTACGATGAAGAAGATCCAGTGAGAAGTGATAGAGGATACAGTAGTCGTCTGGAGCGGTcccacagcaacagaaaGCTGCCTCGAAAGGTGATTCACGTCACTGAACCCAGCAATAATGTGGTTGAGTCTCGTGAAGGAACAACCACCCTGTTTGGACTTATTAATGATGAAGCCGAGGAGGCGAGAAGTATCGTCACCACTCCTGTTAACCAGCAGGGTCCTTTTGATCCGATATCTGGACTTCCCATTCCTGGGTATGTTGAATTGACTCCTATTAGTGAGCGGTCATATGATGGAGATTCTCCTTATAGAAGGTAG